In a single window of the Streptomyces sp. NBC_01471 genome:
- a CDS encoding FUSC family protein, translated as MAQSAASPPRARAAAQGRSARVGQWLRRAAGSDGHERHTLELIGKSTLAATISWLIAYDVMHAVSPAFAPFSAILIMQVTVYQSVTQALRYVGAVSAGVALQAALGLLAGPDLLTFALVALVALSIGRWRPLGPQGPQVATAALFAFSAYVSASSSGQALTPAPCFPAGTPCSSTQTV; from the coding sequence ATGGCACAGTCAGCGGCATCGCCCCCAAGGGCCCGGGCAGCGGCGCAGGGCCGGTCCGCCCGGGTGGGGCAGTGGCTGCGGCGGGCAGCGGGTTCGGACGGGCATGAGCGGCACACCCTGGAACTGATCGGGAAGAGCACCCTCGCCGCCACCATCTCCTGGCTGATCGCCTACGACGTGATGCACGCGGTGTCCCCGGCCTTCGCCCCGTTCTCCGCGATCCTGATCATGCAGGTCACGGTGTACCAGTCGGTGACGCAGGCGCTGCGCTACGTCGGAGCCGTGTCGGCGGGCGTGGCGCTGCAGGCCGCGCTCGGCCTGCTGGCCGGCCCCGATCTGCTGACGTTCGCTCTGGTGGCCCTGGTCGCGCTGAGTATCGGCCGGTGGCGGCCACTGGGTCCCCAGGGCCCCCAGGTAGCCACAGCGGCCCTCTTTGCCTTCTCTGCTTACGTATCCGCGTCCAGTTCGGGACAGGCACTCACGCCAGCACCGTGCTTTCCCGCGGGGACACCCTGCTCCTCTACACAGACGGTCTGA
- a CDS encoding type III effector protein, whose product MNASPPTGDLPSFHAAAAALNTIADAVRTAQNAPIPPPSKDPQGSPAEALAALLTLRELREELAGWEPGLIEAARAAGTSWADLAHPLGVASRQAAERRYLRVRPGAPGSTGEQRVQATRGRRAADRTVTAWARDNAADLRQLSGQITALTDLPARARTPQANLAEALADNDAANLITPLADTHAHLAANHPDLADRVDTITHNADRLRQAGSDDR is encoded by the coding sequence GTGAACGCATCCCCTCCCACCGGCGACCTCCCCTCCTTCCACGCCGCCGCAGCCGCGTTGAACACCATCGCCGACGCCGTCCGCACCGCGCAGAACGCCCCGATCCCACCACCCTCGAAAGACCCGCAGGGCAGTCCGGCCGAGGCCCTGGCTGCCCTGTTGACGCTGCGCGAGCTGCGCGAAGAGCTCGCCGGTTGGGAGCCCGGACTGATCGAAGCGGCCCGCGCGGCGGGCACCAGCTGGGCCGACCTTGCCCATCCCCTGGGCGTCGCCAGCCGCCAGGCTGCAGAGCGCCGGTACTTGCGCGTTCGCCCCGGAGCCCCCGGCAGTACCGGCGAACAGCGTGTGCAGGCCACCCGTGGCCGCCGGGCCGCTGACCGCACCGTCACCGCCTGGGCCCGGGACAATGCGGCTGACCTGCGACAGCTCTCCGGTCAGATCACAGCCCTCACCGATCTCCCCGCCCGGGCACGCACACCCCAGGCGAACCTTGCGGAGGCCCTCGCCGACAACGACGCCGCCAACCTCATCACCCCGCTCGCCGACACCCACGCGCACCTCGCGGCCAACCACCCGGACCTGGCGGACCGTGTCGACACCATCACTCACAACGCCGACCGACTGCGACAGGCCGGCAGCGACGACCGCTGA
- a CDS encoding Hsp20/alpha crystallin family protein, with protein MLMRTDPFRELDRIAQQLTGTTGTWSKPSAMPMDAYREGEEYVIALDLPGVAKDAIDIDVERNMLTVRAERRPAVKADDVQMELSERPLGVFSRQLVLADTLDTERITADYDAGVLTVRIPIAERAKPRKISIGGQSTHQQINS; from the coding sequence ATGTTGATGCGCACTGACCCGTTCCGCGAACTCGATCGGATTGCCCAGCAGTTGACGGGTACGACCGGTACTTGGTCGAAGCCGTCGGCGATGCCGATGGACGCCTACCGGGAGGGCGAGGAGTATGTGATCGCACTCGACCTGCCCGGTGTCGCGAAGGACGCGATCGATATCGATGTCGAGCGGAACATGCTCACCGTCAGGGCCGAGCGCCGTCCGGCGGTGAAGGCGGACGATGTGCAGATGGAGCTCTCCGAGCGGCCGCTGGGCGTCTTCTCCCGCCAGCTGGTGCTGGCCGACACCCTGGACACCGAGCGCATCACGGCCGATTACGACGCCGGGGTGCTGACCGTGCGCATCCCGATCGCCGAGCGCGCCAAGCCCCGCAAGATCTCGATCGGCGGACAGTCCACGCACCAGCAGATCAACAGCTGA
- a CDS encoding DUF2267 domain-containing protein yields MTYHQMLEKIRYEGAYPTREQAEDVTRAVLAALGRQLTADERVDLAGRLPVEAALVFTSQFPDSQPLTGWGFVKDLATRTGSTPATTRWDTGAVLATVSRLAGPGLMDRILAQLPSGWALLFGRAELIQAA; encoded by the coding sequence ATGACGTACCACCAGATGCTGGAAAAGATCCGGTACGAAGGCGCCTACCCCACCCGGGAGCAGGCCGAGGACGTCACCCGTGCAGTCCTGGCGGCTCTGGGCCGACAACTGACCGCCGATGAACGCGTCGACCTCGCCGGCCGCCTTCCCGTCGAGGCCGCCCTTGTCTTCACCAGCCAGTTCCCCGACAGCCAACCTCTCACCGGCTGGGGCTTCGTCAAAGACCTGGCAACCCGCACGGGCAGCACACCTGCAACCACCCGCTGGGACACCGGAGCCGTCCTCGCCACTGTCAGCCGCCTCGCGGGTCCCGGGCTCATGGACCGTATCCTCGCTCAGCTCCCGTCCGGATGGGCGCTGCTCTTCGGCCGCGCAGAACTCATCCAGGCCGCGTGA
- a CDS encoding class I SAM-dependent methyltransferase, with amino-acid sequence MNDNVEQSDPVALLEGQVWALAAVVATLRETGTSSLEEALAADPARTAVLEAAGVVRRDGEKLIAAPVLRLGPASSNMASARLSSMRQAVAAASGEAVSGWDAQSDNVLLDQGRASAGTGHALATRLVPSLPGLADRLATAGSRILDIGTGTGALALALAQDLPHVHVTGIDSLERAIRLAGQELDKAGPGSADRVEVRHQDAVDLRERDLYDLIWLPAPFLSDDALNACLPHVTAALTSGGWLVAGTNPAQPEPLLAAVADWTAARNGGSALTSHRMNQALSDLGFQDLRQIPTAPGGPVLVAGRRPDHAVVLR; translated from the coding sequence ATGAACGACAACGTCGAGCAGAGCGATCCGGTGGCCCTACTGGAAGGTCAGGTGTGGGCGCTGGCCGCGGTGGTCGCGACCTTGCGGGAGACCGGGACGAGCTCGTTGGAGGAAGCACTGGCGGCGGACCCGGCGCGTACCGCGGTGCTGGAGGCGGCCGGCGTCGTGCGTCGGGACGGGGAGAAGCTGATAGCCGCCCCCGTGTTGCGGCTCGGACCTGCCTCCTCCAACATGGCGTCCGCCCGGCTCAGCTCGATGCGGCAGGCGGTCGCCGCTGCCAGCGGCGAGGCCGTGTCGGGGTGGGACGCGCAGAGCGACAACGTACTGCTTGATCAGGGACGTGCCTCCGCGGGCACCGGGCACGCCCTCGCCACCCGTCTCGTGCCCTCCCTGCCGGGACTCGCCGACCGACTCGCCACCGCAGGCAGCCGCATTCTGGACATCGGCACCGGGACCGGGGCACTCGCCCTCGCGCTGGCCCAGGACCTGCCGCATGTCCACGTGACCGGGATCGACAGCCTGGAGCGGGCGATCCGGCTGGCCGGCCAGGAACTGGACAAGGCGGGGCCCGGATCCGCCGACCGAGTCGAGGTGCGGCATCAGGACGCCGTCGATCTGCGCGAACGTGATCTCTACGACCTGATCTGGCTGCCCGCACCTTTCCTGTCCGACGACGCGCTGAACGCCTGCCTCCCGCACGTGACGGCTGCCCTCACGAGCGGGGGATGGCTGGTGGCCGGCACCAACCCGGCACAGCCCGAGCCGCTGCTCGCAGCCGTCGCCGACTGGACTGCGGCGCGCAACGGCGGCAGCGCTCTGACCTCACACCGGATGAACCAGGCGCTGAGCGACCTCGGGTTCCAGGACCTGCGCCAGATCCCCACGGCGCCCGGCGGCCCGGTACTCGTAGCCGGCCGCCGGCCGGACCACGCCGTCGTCCTTCGTTAG